One Patescibacteria group bacterium genomic region harbors:
- a CDS encoding AI-2E family transporter gives MNQKTILDISTGSIFKVILVLLALWFLYFVRDIIAIIFVSVIIAAALSPVIDKLCRRKCPRVIAVIMVYLFILALISAVVYFIVPPLIIQIQQLAAMLPDYLKTFGNLITSLKNLGNDAWLNASQETLNSLSNFLGGFLQNIFNTTIGFFNGAAALAVMFILTLYLVLDEDGIKKFFISLFPIKQKARLITIAHKIGVKLGGWLRGQIILGIIVGLLVYVGLWLMNIPYALTLAILAGILEIIPIIGPIISAVPAILIAFTISPTTALMVTIFYILVQELENKLLVPKVMQHTVGLNPISIIIIILIGAKLMGILGMLLAVPVASVFFVILEEWPLMGGRSSK, from the coding sequence ATGAATCAAAAAACTATTCTAGATATATCAACTGGCTCCATTTTTAAAGTTATTCTGGTTTTATTGGCGCTGTGGTTTTTGTATTTTGTGCGCGACATTATCGCTATTATTTTTGTGTCGGTTATTATCGCAGCGGCCCTTTCTCCGGTGATAGACAAATTATGCCGTCGTAAGTGTCCGCGAGTTATCGCTGTGATTATGGTTTATTTATTTATCTTGGCTCTCATTAGCGCAGTGGTTTATTTCATTGTGCCGCCACTGATCATTCAGATCCAACAATTGGCCGCTATGTTGCCTGACTATCTCAAGACTTTCGGCAATTTGATCACTAGCCTCAAAAACCTCGGCAACGACGCTTGGCTCAATGCTTCCCAAGAAACTCTCAACTCATTATCTAATTTTTTGGGCGGATTTTTGCAAAACATCTTTAATACTACTATCGGCTTCTTCAACGGAGCGGCGGCATTGGCAGTGATGTTTATTTTAACTCTTTATCTAGTTTTGGATGAAGATGGGATCAAGAAATTTTTTATTTCCTTGTTCCCTATTAAACAAAAAGCTCGTTTAATCACTATTGCCCATAAAATTGGCGTAAAATTGGGCGGCTGGCTCCGCGGCCAAATCATTTTGGGCATTATCGTCGGGCTGTTGGTTTATGTCGGCCTCTGGTTGATGAATATACCTTATGCCCTGACTTTAGCTATTTTGGCGGGAATATTAGAGATTATCCCCATTATCGGACCGATTATTTCAGCAGTGCCGGCCATTTTGATCGCCTTCACTATTTCGCCGACAACTGCCTTGATGGTAACTATTTTTTATATTTTAGTGCAAGAATTGGAAAACAAGCTGCTCGTGCCTAAGGTGATGCAGCACACCGTCGGTTTAAACCCTATCAGTATCATTATTATCATTCTGATTGGAGCCAAACTGATGGGCATCTTAGGTATGCTTCTGGCCGTGCCAGTCGCTTCTGTGTTTTTTGTCATTCTCGAAGAATGGCCCCTGATGGGCGGCCGATCCAGCAAGTAA
- the dprA gene encoding DNA-processing protein DprA, which produces MEFLEISLSDPIYPELLKQIFDPPERLWVWGNPEILNNPAIAIVGSRKPSDYGVRAAGWLARGLSPHAYIISGLAYGVDTVALTEAADPGKAIAVIGSGLDRDSFYPASNWQLAQRIVEHGGAIISEYPIGTPPLKHHFPARNRIIAGLALGVVAVEAGEKSGALITTDLALQFNRDVFAIAGSVFAPQAVGTNKLIKDGAQIITQVSDVLTSLGISAADLPIQPRLDLSTVEQTIINILATQAEGLSVNELTSRVQLDTQKVSSTLTMMEIKGVVKNLGAGKFTCLVS; this is translated from the coding sequence TTGGAATTTTTAGAAATTAGTTTATCTGATCCCATTTATCCTGAATTACTAAAGCAGATTTTTGATCCTCCGGAGCGATTGTGGGTGTGGGGCAATCCAGAAATTTTAAATAATCCGGCCATAGCCATTGTGGGTTCACGTAAACCGAGCGATTATGGTGTCCGGGCAGCTGGGTGGTTAGCCCGGGGATTAAGTCCTCATGCCTATATTATTTCCGGTCTGGCTTATGGCGTTGATACGGTGGCCCTGACGGAGGCGGCCGATCCAGGCAAAGCCATAGCGGTGATCGGTTCCGGACTAGACAGAGATAGTTTTTATCCGGCCAGTAATTGGCAATTAGCCCAGCGGATCGTTGAGCATGGCGGAGCCATTATTTCAGAATATCCCATCGGCACGCCTCCCCTGAAACATCACTTTCCGGCTAGAAATCGGATTATCGCTGGACTGGCGTTAGGCGTGGTAGCAGTAGAAGCTGGTGAGAAAAGCGGAGCCCTGATCACTACCGATCTGGCTTTGCAATTCAATCGCGATGTGTTTGCTATAGCCGGGAGCGTCTTTGCTCCACAAGCAGTGGGTACTAATAAGTTAATTAAAGACGGTGCTCAAATTATTACCCAGGTCAGCGATGTGCTAACTAGTTTGGGTATCTCTGCTGCAGATCTTCCTATCCAGCCAAGGCTGGATTTATCAACTGTCGAACAAACCATCATTAATATATTGGCTACTCAAGCAGAGGGGCTATCAGTGAATGAGTTAACTAGCCGGGTTCAGCTTGACACCCAGAAAGTCAGTAGTACACTGACGATGATGGAAATTAAAGGAGTGGTGAAGAATCTGGGGGCCGGCAAATTTACCTGCCTGGTAAGTTAG